In Arachis hypogaea cultivar Tifrunner chromosome 2, arahy.Tifrunner.gnm2.J5K5, whole genome shotgun sequence, a genomic segment contains:
- the LOC140173028 gene encoding 2-isopropylmalate synthase 2, chloroplastic-like, which translates to MAPITSSETGNKNDSQKRPHYKPNYIPDPNYVRILDTTLRDGEQSPGAAMAPHQKLNIARQLAKLGVDVIEAGFPCSSKDDFAAVKMIAEEVGSNVDDDGYVPVIAGGARCNEKDIEIA; encoded by the exons ATGGCACCTATCACTTCTTCTGAAACTGGAAACAAAAATGATAGTCAAAAGCGGCCACACTACAAACCCAATTACATCCCTGATCCTAATTATGTCCGCATCCTCGACACCACCCTCCGCGACGGCGAACAGTCCCCGGGCGCCGCCATGGCTCCCCACCAGAAGCTCAACATCGCCCGCCAGCTTGCTAAGCTTGGCGTGGACGTCATCGAGGCAGGGTTTCCCTGTTCGTCCAAGGATGACTTCGCTGCAGTAAAGATGATAGCAGAAGAG GTAGGAAGCAACGTCGATGATGATGGGTACGTGCCGGTCATCGCCGGTGGTGCGAGATGCAATGAGAAGGACATAGAAATAGCTTGA